The DNA sequence GCAAATGGCAAAGGCAATTCGCCTATTCTTGACAATCAGATAAGGGAAATTATCACCACTGACGAAATACGGTTCTTCATCCGGATGCAAGTACTTTTTGGAGTAGACCTGCCGCTCTGACCAGGGCTGAAACAGTAGCAAGCTGATACAAACGCCAGTCTCTTGTTGAGTAGGTGCACCAACCCCAATCACCAGTTGATAGATATCGCTGAGTTGTTGAAAAACCTTTAATCGGGCATCCTCTTGGGTAAAGGCCAAATCTTTGGCTAGGGAGGGTTCGTAGCCCGTGAGCGACAATTCAGGAAAGATGATCATCGCCGCTTGCGCTGCTGCAGCCCGTTCGATAAATGCTATGTGCTTGCGTAGGTTCACCCCCAAATCACCGGGCACTAATTGTATTTGAGCTAGGGCTATTTTCATGCTGTAGCACTTTGTTTTTATCAATCCCCCCTTATGCTACAATGGTCTAGCATGCTTGTTCTCTGAAATTTTCTTGGCTCCTTGTTGTAAAGTCTTTAGCTCCTCAACAAATAAAGTCAATTTTTCTATTGAAACATGCTCCATTACCACCACTTTGAACCAACGAGGGGTCAAGTGATTGTCAGGAACCAATCCAAACTTTTGCGTAATATGGTGATTCAGAAAATGCGCTCTGATGGTTACTATATTCGACATGGGGTTTCGATAATACGCTACCTCCAATTGTTGCAATTGCTTGCATAACCATTCTGCTCGTTTTTGGAGTATTAGTATCTTTTCGTACCAACCGAATGGTCCATTTTTTACTAAAATCATCCAAACAGCAATAGCATTTGCCCCTGATCTACTGCCTATCAAGGTAAAGTCCTCTCCCTCTACATAGCTTGCTTCTTGTGTATTTACGTTATTGATCAGCCCTTTTCTTATTAGGAAGATACCGGTGCCATAAGGAGATTGGGCCATTTTATGCGCATCGAGCGTAAATGACGTTATATCAGGATTTTGGAAAGTGAGTAAGCTATCCTCATCGGTAAAAGGGGAATAAAACCCACCATAAGCTCCATCCACGTGAAGCTTGAACTCACATGAAAATTTCTTCAAGGAGGAGGTCAATACTTCGATATCATCAACAGAACCAAACATGGTTGTCATCATATTACAGACAACAATGAAATATTTTTTACCCTCCTTTTTCGCGCGCTGTAATACCTCTTCAACTGCCGGGCGGCTAATTGCTCTTGTTTCTTCATCAACCGCTATTTTATAAATCGCTAATGACAAGAGATTGGCTGCTTTATCCATGGAATAATGACTATCCTCACTGCATACTATCGCTATTTCCGCTTGGTTGGCTGAAAATTTATTCTTAAAAAAGTTTCTGTATATCCAGATCGCCTGGATATTTGCTTCGGTTCCTCCTGACGCTACGTAGCCATCTTGCTCTTCATAATTTCCTTTCAGAATATCGACTGCGCAGATTTCAATCAGTTCTTTTTCAATGGCATGTGTCCCTGCAAAGAAGGGTTCCGATTTGCCTAAAGTATGGCACCCTATATGATTAGGATTTTTGACCAGCGCATACATGAATGGCGCTTCTTTTAAGAAAGATGCATCTTGATTGAATACCTTATCATCTAAATAAGAAGCAGGCACGCCAAGTGCTCCTTCTCTATCATAATTGATGTTTTTCTCAAGTGCATCGAACACCCTTTTCTTTATTTCTTCTTGTGATTTTATCGTCCAGATTTTTGTCATCTTTCTCTTTTGAATCGCTGTAAGAACTTGAGTAGTGATCGCCCGCAAAAAGGGACCCTACAAGATAGTATTTTGCGTGGATCTTTACTTTTGTCTTGATATGCTTAAGGGGTTGTTTTCTTTTCTTTCCCGTAAATATTCATCACCATACCAGCAATAATAAGCAGAATGCCCAGCATGGGTAACAAGGCATAACCTTCCCCAAAAAAGAGATAACCCATGATGAGGGCGTAGACCAACTCCATATATTTAAACGGGGCCAGCACACTGGTTTCGGCATGCTGAAAGGCCTTGGTCATAAAAGCCTGACCAAACAAACCGAAGATACCAATACCGATCACAGAGTTCCACTCGTCTGGTAAAGGGTACCGCCAATA is a window from the Lewinella sp. LCG006 genome containing:
- a CDS encoding aspartate aminotransferase family protein — its product is MTKIWTIKSQEEIKKRVFDALEKNINYDREGALGVPASYLDDKVFNQDASFLKEAPFMYALVKNPNHIGCHTLGKSEPFFAGTHAIEKELIEICAVDILKGNYEEQDGYVASGGTEANIQAIWIYRNFFKNKFSANQAEIAIVCSEDSHYSMDKAANLLSLAIYKIAVDEETRAISRPAVEEVLQRAKKEGKKYFIVVCNMMTTMFGSVDDIEVLTSSLKKFSCEFKLHVDGAYGGFYSPFTDEDSLLTFQNPDITSFTLDAHKMAQSPYGTGIFLIRKGLINNVNTQEASYVEGEDFTLIGSRSGANAIAVWMILVKNGPFGWYEKILILQKRAEWLCKQLQQLEVAYYRNPMSNIVTIRAHFLNHHITQKFGLVPDNHLTPRWFKVVVMEHVSIEKLTLFVEELKTLQQGAKKISENKHARPL
- a CDS encoding carbon-nitrogen hydrolase family protein; the encoded protein is MKIALAQIQLVPGDLGVNLRKHIAFIERAAAAQAAMIIFPELSLTGYEPSLAKDLAFTQEDARLKVFQQLSDIYQLVIGVGAPTQQETGVCISLLLFQPWSERQVYSKKYLHPDEEPYFVSGDNFPYLIVKNRRIAFAICYELSVLEHAQAATAGGAEMYLASVAKSASGVENAHQRLAMIARENEIPVMMVNNVGPADDFIGAGRSANWNNKGEIVAQLAQEEDLLFVMI